The Desmodus rotundus isolate HL8 chromosome 3, HLdesRot8A.1, whole genome shotgun sequence genome includes a region encoding these proteins:
- the PNPLA3 gene encoding 1-acylglycerol-3-phosphate O-acyltransferase PNPLA3 isoform X1 translates to MYDPKYGWSLSFSGCGFLGFYHLGATQCLSDRAPHLLRDARMFFGASAGSLHCVSFVAGVPLDQVLHVLTDLVWKARSRTLGTLHPSFNMSQYFRDSLHRYLPDNVHQLISGKVGISLTRVSDLENVVVSDFQSKDEVVDAVLCSIFVPFFCGMIPPSFRGVRYMDGGVSNSIPFSDTKTTITVSPFYGEYDICPKVKSTNFFHVDVSKLSLRICLQNLYLLSQTLFPPDIKVLGEICLRGYLDAARFLEENGLCDRPPAPCPSLSSKELEVLTLPQETRSLEASREGAGWQTRLEGDELLDHLRRSLLPWDESILQTVSPELTTVLSEVARTRGGYMSKICSLLPVKVLSYVMLPCTLPVESAIAAVQRLVMWLPDIPDDVQWLQSIACQACSRVTKYLFPACRFPGSSVQRF, encoded by the exons ATGTACGATCCCAAGTATGGTTGGAGCCTGTCCTTCTCGGGCTGCGGCTTCCTGGGCTTTTACCACCTTGGGGCAACTCAGTGCCTGAGCGATCGCGCCCCGCACCTCCTCCGAGACGCGCGCATGTTCTTCGGTGCTTCAGCCGGGTCGCTGCACTGCGTTTCTTTCGTTGCCGGTGTACCGCTCG accaGGTCTTGCACGTCCTCACAGACCTTGTCTGGAAGGCCAGGAGCCGGACCCTCGGCACCCTCCACCCGTCCTTCAACATGAGCCAGTACTTCCGGGACTCCCTCCACAGATACCTCCCAGACAACGTCCACCAGCTCATCTCGGGCAAAGTCGGCATCTCGCTCACCCGAGTGTCCGACTTGGAAAACGTCGTGGTGTCCGATTTTCAGTCCAAAGACGAAGTCGTGGAT GCCGTGCTTTGTTCCATCTTCGTCCCTTTCTTCTGTGGCAtgatccctccctccttcagagGCGTG CGATACATGGATGGAGGAGTCAGTAACAGCATACCCTTCTCTGATACCAAGACAACCATCACTGTGTCCCCCTTCTATGGGGAGTATGACATCTGCCCCAAGGTCAAGTCCACCAACTTCTTTCATGTGGATGTATCCAAGCTCAGTCTACGCATCTGCTTACAGAACTTATACCTGTTAAGCCAAACACTGTTCCCTCCCGACATCAAG GTGCTGGGGGAGATCTGCCTGCGAGGGTACTTGGACGCGGCCAGGTTCTTGGAAGAAAACG GCCTCTGTGATAGGCCCCCTGCTCCGTGCCCGAGTTTGTCCTCAAAAGAGCTGGAGGTCCTCACGTTACCCCAGGAAACCAGGAGCCTGGAGGCCTCCCGGGAAGGAGCTGGCTGGCAGACAAGGCTTGAGGGAGACGAGCTGCTGGACCACCTGCGCCGCAGCCTCCTGCCCTGGGACGAGAGCATCCTTCAGACAGTGTCGCCCGAGCTCACCACAG TACTGAGTGAGGTGGCGAGAACCCGAGGCGGCTACATGAGCAAGATTTGCAGCCTCTTGCCGGTGAAGGTGCTGTCCTACGTGATGCTGCCCTGCACGCTGCCCGTGGAGTCTGCCATCGCCGCAGTCCAGAG GCTGGTGATGTGGCTTCCAGATATCCCGGATGACGTCCAGTGGCTGCAGTCCATAGCCTGCCAGGCTTGTTCTCGAGTGACGAAGTATCTGTTCCCCGCCTGCAG GTTTCCAGGTTCTTCGGTCCAGAGATTCTGA
- the PNPLA3 gene encoding 1-acylglycerol-3-phosphate O-acyltransferase PNPLA3 isoform X2, with protein MYDPKYGWSLSFSGCGFLGFYHLGATQCLSDRAPHLLRDARMFFGASAGSLHCVSFVAGVPLDLVWKARSRTLGTLHPSFNMSQYFRDSLHRYLPDNVHQLISGKVGISLTRVSDLENVVVSDFQSKDEVVDAVLCSIFVPFFCGMIPPSFRGVRYMDGGVSNSIPFSDTKTTITVSPFYGEYDICPKVKSTNFFHVDVSKLSLRICLQNLYLLSQTLFPPDIKVLGEICLRGYLDAARFLEENGLCDRPPAPCPSLSSKELEVLTLPQETRSLEASREGAGWQTRLEGDELLDHLRRSLLPWDESILQTVSPELTTVLSEVARTRGGYMSKICSLLPVKVLSYVMLPCTLPVESAIAAVQRLVMWLPDIPDDVQWLQSIACQACSRVTKYLFPACRFPGSSVQRF; from the exons ATGTACGATCCCAAGTATGGTTGGAGCCTGTCCTTCTCGGGCTGCGGCTTCCTGGGCTTTTACCACCTTGGGGCAACTCAGTGCCTGAGCGATCGCGCCCCGCACCTCCTCCGAGACGCGCGCATGTTCTTCGGTGCTTCAGCCGGGTCGCTGCACTGCGTTTCTTTCGTTGCCGGTGTACCGCTCG ACCTTGTCTGGAAGGCCAGGAGCCGGACCCTCGGCACCCTCCACCCGTCCTTCAACATGAGCCAGTACTTCCGGGACTCCCTCCACAGATACCTCCCAGACAACGTCCACCAGCTCATCTCGGGCAAAGTCGGCATCTCGCTCACCCGAGTGTCCGACTTGGAAAACGTCGTGGTGTCCGATTTTCAGTCCAAAGACGAAGTCGTGGAT GCCGTGCTTTGTTCCATCTTCGTCCCTTTCTTCTGTGGCAtgatccctccctccttcagagGCGTG CGATACATGGATGGAGGAGTCAGTAACAGCATACCCTTCTCTGATACCAAGACAACCATCACTGTGTCCCCCTTCTATGGGGAGTATGACATCTGCCCCAAGGTCAAGTCCACCAACTTCTTTCATGTGGATGTATCCAAGCTCAGTCTACGCATCTGCTTACAGAACTTATACCTGTTAAGCCAAACACTGTTCCCTCCCGACATCAAG GTGCTGGGGGAGATCTGCCTGCGAGGGTACTTGGACGCGGCCAGGTTCTTGGAAGAAAACG GCCTCTGTGATAGGCCCCCTGCTCCGTGCCCGAGTTTGTCCTCAAAAGAGCTGGAGGTCCTCACGTTACCCCAGGAAACCAGGAGCCTGGAGGCCTCCCGGGAAGGAGCTGGCTGGCAGACAAGGCTTGAGGGAGACGAGCTGCTGGACCACCTGCGCCGCAGCCTCCTGCCCTGGGACGAGAGCATCCTTCAGACAGTGTCGCCCGAGCTCACCACAG TACTGAGTGAGGTGGCGAGAACCCGAGGCGGCTACATGAGCAAGATTTGCAGCCTCTTGCCGGTGAAGGTGCTGTCCTACGTGATGCTGCCCTGCACGCTGCCCGTGGAGTCTGCCATCGCCGCAGTCCAGAG GCTGGTGATGTGGCTTCCAGATATCCCGGATGACGTCCAGTGGCTGCAGTCCATAGCCTGCCAGGCTTGTTCTCGAGTGACGAAGTATCTGTTCCCCGCCTGCAG GTTTCCAGGTTCTTCGGTCCAGAGATTCTGA